One genomic region from Euleptes europaea isolate rEulEur1 chromosome 6, rEulEur1.hap1, whole genome shotgun sequence encodes:
- the FCF1 gene encoding rRNA-processing protein FCF1 homolog, with product MKRMISLRDQRLKEQDRAKAKKKKKDDPSAIKEREVPQHPSCLFFQYNTQLGPPYYILVDTNFINFSIKAKLDLVQSMMDCLYAKCIPCITDCVMAEIEKLGQKYRVALRIAKDPRFERLPCTHKGTYADDCLVQRVTQHKCYIVATVDRDLKRRIRKIPGVPIMYISNHRYNIERMPDDYGAPRF from the exons ATGAAACGCATGATCAGCCTCCGTGACCAGCGCCT CAAGGAGCAAGATCGAGCAAaagccaagaagaaaaagaaggatgaCCCAAGTGCTATCAAAGAGAGAGAGGT CCCTCAACATCCCTCCTGTTTGTTCTTCCAATATAACACACAACTTGGGCCACCCTACTACATCCTGGTCGACACCAACTTTATCAATTTCTCCATTAAAGCCAAATTGGACCTGGTGCAGTCAATGATGGATTGCCTTTATGCCAAAT GTATTCCCTGTATCACAGATTGTGTCATGGCTGAAATTGAGAAGTTGGGACAGAAATATCGTGTGGCCTTAAG GATAGCCAAAGACCCACGATTTGAACGCCTGCCATGCACTCACAAAGGAACCTATGCAGATGACTGTTTGGTGCAGAGGGTGACTCAG CACAAATGTTACATAGTGGCTACTGTAGACAGAGACCTGAAGCGCAGAATACGGAAAATCCCTGGAGTCCCTATAATGTATATATCCAATCACAG GTATAACATTGAGAGGATGCCAGATGACTATGGAGCTCCTCGATTTTAG